GCGGCACAGCGCGAGCATGTGGCGCAACCCTCGCTGTCCCAGCAGATCAGGGCGCTGGAGCGGGAGTTGGGCGCCGAGCTGTTCCACAGGGCGCGCGGTCACATCTCGCTCACCGACGCCGGCGAAGCCCTGCTGCCGCTGGCCCGCCGGGTGCTGGCCGACACCGAGACGGCGCGCCGCGAGGTGCAGGAGGTGGCCCAGCTGCGGCGCGGCCGGGTGCGGCTCGGTGCCCCGCCCAGCCTGTGCGCCAGCCTGGTCCCCGATGTGCTGCGGGCCTTCCACGACCGCTATCCCGGCGTCGACCTGGTGGTGCACGAGGACGGCTCCCAGGACCTGGTGCGGGTGCTGGCCGACGGCGAGCTGGACCTGGCCCTGATCATCACCCCGCTCGCCGGGGGCCCCGCGCTGACGACCTCCGAGCTGCTGCACGAGGAACTGGTCGTGGTCTCGCCCCCCGAGGAACCCGCCCCCGTACGCCGCGCCCGCATCCGGGTCGAGGACCTGCGCGAC
This sequence is a window from Streptomyces sp. NBC_01775. Protein-coding genes within it:
- a CDS encoding LysR family transcriptional regulator, translated to MQLQQLRYFAAVADTRHFTRAAQREHVAQPSLSQQIRALERELGAELFHRARGHISLTDAGEALLPLARRVLADTETARREVQEVAQLRRGRVRLGAPPSLCASLVPDVLRAFHDRYPGVDLVVHEDGSQDLVRVLADGELDLALIITPLAGGPALTTSELLHEELVVVSPPEEPAPVRRARIRVEDLRDRPLAMFRRGYDLRELTVAACREEGFEPVFGIEGGEMDAVLGFVRAGLGLAVVPSMVAARSGLRITRFAAPGLHRTISVAHRGDVSPPRAARELQRILTERLTAPSV